TAAGAGGCttgggggtgtgggtggtggtgaatgtctggcttgggggggggggggggggggggtacgggacacacacaccttcacccacCACTAGTTCACTTTGTCCTGGAATATGTAGAGGTTGTTGGTGGTGGCCACGGCGATGATGTTGTCCTGGGGGTGCCAGGCGGTGTGGAGGATCTTCTTGTTGAAGTCCAGGCTGTCCACGCTGATCTCGTCCTTCTTGCGCTTGCCGCCGGCGCACACCTTGCGCGGCTTGAGCACCTGCCGGGGCTTGCTGCTCTCCCGGGACGCCTCCAGGGTCACGTCCCTCCGCTGGGCGCGGTCGAACATCCGGAAGAAGTTGTTGTAGGAGCCGGTCATCACCACGCtggaaggagcgagggaggagaggggtggggagaaaggaaggagagagggtggggaggaaggagaaagagagggagggaggagagagagggagggaggaaggagagagggagggaggaaggagagggagaggggagaggaaggagagagagagaggggagaggaaggagagagagagaggggagaggaaggagagagaggggagaggaaggagagagagagagaggggagaagtagggaggaaggagagagagggaggaaggagagagagaacatgagatACCGAATCTTTGACACCACAAGGTCAGGCTCGGACCGGTTGCAAAGCAAGGAACGCATCATCAACTGCAGAATGTAAACAAAACTAAAGGACGATGCATTTCTGTAGCGCGTCCCTTTCTTGGCCCAGTCCTCAGTCAACCCAGTCGCAGTCTCACCTGTCGTTCCCGTTCCAGCAACACTCAAACTTGTCAAAGATGCAGTCGTTCTCATACAGCGAGCACAGCTTGCTCCTGAGGTACTCGTGAACCTGGCGGAGGAGAGGACACAAGTCAGGTCTGGGGTCTTACAGCACCACCTGGTGGACACCGTTAGACACTGCACTCCGGAAAACGGCATAAAAAGGTGTGGTCTTGAGGTACGGTTCGATACCAAGGTATCTCTCCACATCCGGGCCGAGCTGATCTCACCTGGTAGGTTTCCACCGGCCTGCTCTCCATGTTCAGGTCCCAGATCTTCACAGACAGGTAGTCCCTGGTCATCATGAAGCGACCGTTGTGGCTGAACTTGACGtcggagatggaggagatgatcTCTGAGAAGAAGGACCTATTGCTGGGGTCTTCTGGCTCCTCGAACACTAAAACGCCAGACCATAAACACAGCGGTTAGAGACTCGTATCAGATGGATGGCTCCCTTACTAACAGCAACCCTCTACTGCAGGGAGGTCCAATCCTGGTCGTCAGGGGCCTCTGTCCTGaaggttttacatttacatttagtcatttagcagacgctcttatccagagcgacttacagtaagtacagggacattccccccgagacaagtagggtgaagtgccttgcccaaggacacaacgtcagttggcatgaccgggaatcgaactggcaaccttcggattactagcccgattccctcaccgctcagccaactgacttgagacgtttccctgctccagcacacctgattttaATGAATGCTTGGtcacccggcttccacagagcttgacaacaacccattcatttgaatgaggtgtgctggagcagggaaacatcccaaacatgcaggacagcggccctcgagggCCAGGATCGGACAGCCTTGCTCTACAGTGTACTTAATGTGAATTAGGCCGTTAAGATCCAGAGGTTCCAGGTGTGAAAGCCTCTAGTGACATTTCCTTCCTGATTAGGCGATGGGGTCTTCATATAAGAGTATGAAGACCCCATTTATATTAGTGTTAGTGACGGGGATCCAGTTAAAGGACAAACAGTGGAGGCCAGGTGAGAGAGCGGGCTGGAGGCGCTCACGTTTGGAGTGCTTGTCGCAGAGGGCGGACGCCCTCATGTCGCACAGGCGGATGGTGCCTTTGCTGCTGCTGTACACGAAGGTGTTGCACTGGTGGGGGTGGAACTCTGCAGCCGTGATCACCTCCGTCAGCTCCTCCATGTTGGCCGGCTTGATGTCCACGatgtctgggggggggaggggggtcaaggGAAGGAACCGCCATCGTGGAACCGGACACTACAAAACTGAAACGCGGCTGTTTGAGCCGCATCCCGGCGACGCTTCTGCGTCCACGCAGGACCAGACATCGACAGGAAGCACACGACACAAACAGGACAGAAACGAGGCTTCTCTGATTCATGTCGATGTCAGAGTCCCACTTCCCGTCCGGACCCCCGGTCCGGGCGAGGGGAAACCTCGACCGCACCGTCAGGAAGCCGACAAACGAGACAGGAACGCAGGGCAGAATGGGCGCCGGCGGCGGGCGGTTAGAGGATACTGAAGCTGCGGTCGGTGATCTCCTGGTGCCAGAGGTTGATGCGCAGGTCGTCGGCAGACAGGTACGTCTCGTGGTCGCTGTTGACGGAGATGGAGTTGATGTGGTAGGTGTGGGCGTTGGCGAAGACTCTCCTCGGGCTGGCCTCCACCATCAGGTCCATGGGTCTGAACACGGGCACCTGCAGGGGGACGGGACACAGTCAGGGACACAGTCAGCAGCCAGCCTGGAGGACGAGGTCAAACTACACCTTCCACGGTGGAAACATTACAATCCAGATGTTACGGATGTGTGCGAATGAAGAGGTTTCTCTACAGCGAGGAGAGCAGACGCGCGGAGGCTTGACAGGGTGTCTGGTTCTCCGTAGGGTCCGTGCGACAGTACTGACCCGCAGGGACGTCACGGTGTTGGGGTCCCTGTAGCGCCCATCTTCCTCCTTCAGGTTGTAGCCTTCCGGTCTCTTGTCTCGCTCACTAATCTTCCACAACTTTATAGTTTTGTctgtcaaataaataaaattttGTAAAAAACTATTTGAGGTATGGAACCCTGAGATACTGTAAACAGTGAAAGGGTGGATGTTTGAGGACTTGTGACAGACCGTTGGTGGACAGCAGGAACTGGGCGGCATTCTTTTGCGGGAGCCACCTGATCTTGTTGATCTTCTCCTCGATCTCTAAGCTCTTCAGGTAGTCGAACTCGGGCTCGTGGCTCTGGAACGTGCTGTAAACATTGTACTCACTACGACACTGCGGCTGACTCTTGTTCtggttggaggggggagagagggtggtggagggggagagagggtggtggggagagagagggcggtggaggggagagagggcggtggagggggagagagggcggtggagggggagagagggcggtggaggggagagagggcggtggagggggagagagggcggtggagggggagagagggcggtggagggggagagagggcggtggaggggtgagagagggcggtggaggggtgagagagggtggaggaggggagagagagggcggtggagggggagagagggcggtggagggggagagagggcggtggagggggagagagggcggtggagggggagagagagtggtggagggggagagagggcggtggagggggagagagggtggtggaggggagagagaagagaagataaGTATCCTGGACATAATAATTGTTGTCATACGGTGATATTTATGATGGCTGCTGTAAATGGTCTTCAGATTATTGTTGTGCTGTTGTTTTGTTACTTTGATGCATTTGAATGTGTCTGCATGTCCTGTGCTGTACAACAAATGACCTCTCGGAGTTCTCAAGGTCTCCGATCCTGATCCTCTCCCACACGCAAGATCAAACATTAGCATTCAAACCCGTAAACATCGATCGGTACCTCTATTTCCTGCTGAAAGATGACAACCCGGCCTCCTTTATCTCCTGTGGCTAGCAACTCCCCAGAGTGGTTGAACTCCACAGTAGATATGATGTCGGCTGTCAGGGAGAATCAAAGCGGCCATTAATGCACTGTCACGCTCAAGTGTTAACAGATGAGACATTTAAGGTGGGGACATTCCTAAAGTTCGCCTGGCACCAGCCCTGGGGTGGTGGCTGGCGTCAGACTGGGTGTGCTGACTGTGTAGGTGAGCCTTGGATAGGGCTGAATCCAGAGCACAGACAATGCACGGTAACCTAGATTCCACAAACTAGCACACGTTCCCCCGACAGCACGACAGATGctgttagagagggagagagagggggagggagagagggagagagagagggagagagagggggagagagagggggagagagagggggagagagagggggagagagagggggagagagagggggagagagagggggagagagagggggagagagagggggagagagagggggagagagagggggagagagagagggggagagagagggggagagagagggggagagagagggggagagagagagggggagagagagggggggagagagagggggggagagagagagggggagagagagagggggagagagagagggggagagagagagagggggagagagagggggagagagagggggagagagagagggggagagagagggggggagagagagagggggagagagagagggggagagagagagggggagagagagggggagagagagggggagagagagggggggagagagagggggagagagacacacacacttaaccctTTGTTGACCATTGAAGCAGAAACACAATACTCCGAAAGGTCCCAGCAGGAGGCTTTTGTGTGGTCGACCTCCcgggggcctgtgtgtgtgtgtgtgtgtgtgtgtgtgtgtgtgtggtagagccaCTTCATTTGGTCAATATCCCCTCAACGCACCACTGGATGACCAAGAGCCTGCATATGCTGCAGCAGAGTTCCTGAATGTACCCTAACATACCCTCCAGACCACACAGCAGTCAcaccacatgtacacacacacacacacacacacacagcgtacacacacacacacactaaccctacaTCCACTCTCACCTTTCCTGCTCCGCTCGAAGAATGTGTTATAGGCCTGATTGTCACACAGCTTGGCTTACGGTACAGGATGTCACCATTCCGCAGATTCCGAACGCGTGTCCTTCCTCATTGTTAAACCACGCCAACCACACGCGTGTGCAAACACAAGACGTTGTTTGCAGTCACATGAGCTTGCGGCAAGGAAAGGCTGTAAATATTCTGTAACAATGTAGATGGCTGACTGAGGAGCTGACCTATGACAGGGGCCTGTCCTTTCAGTAGGCCTACACTGTAACTTCCTGATGAGTGATATGGAACCAGGATGAAGACTGAAGTGCTCCACACCTTTCTGGCAGGGGGCCCCCTGACGACAAGCTTGGACTCCCTTGTGGCCCCCCTAAACGTAGAGTGTAAATAACCTtttttgcctgttaatgcctgaATAAAACTATACGACAACGATCACATATAAATGTACCTGGCCCCTCTAACACTTCAACTGGCCCCAGAACGCCCCCCACCtcgttccctccccccccacctcgttccctccccccgcccctggCAACACAGACGTGTTCCAGCATGGGTTTCTCAGCAAGGGCACGTGACAGAAGGAAAGGACCAACTGACAGCAGCGAGCCAGCCATACGCTTTCAGGAATGCAACTTGCAGAGGCTTCTCTCCACACGCACGAGCCCCCCAGAGGCCCGGCGGATGTGTGTATATGCACTGTGGCGCTTGTTTAGGAGATGAAGACTGCGTTGTGTGCCTATAtggaggtctggagagagagagagaacgagagtgagagagagatggagttccTACCTTCAGCAACGTCATCGTCGATGGCCCCCTTCACCTGGGAGAAGCACCACTGCCCATCGTTGCTCCCACCTCCGACTCCTGCAACAGAAACCAAGACGAGGACTTAAAGTCAGGCAAAGACACGTCCGACCAATAACCGCACCTAGAAACCGTTGGAAGACAACACCTCAATGATTTGACTTTGCATTGTTACGCTACCTAGAATCAACGTCCGACACAAATTGTAGTAATCCATCCCAGCTTGTTTAAGATCCACGCTACGCAACAGATCGGTTCACCAACATGTATGAATTAGTATTTGCCAACAACAGGCAAAGGAAACACTAGTTTGTGGAGAGACCTGAGTTTTCAGCAGAGGCTAATGCTGATTGCACAACAAGGCTGTTCTATAGTCACACCTACCAATGTACAGTTCTAATATTACACAATCAAACCGGTTAGATGTGGTGATCAAAATCTATTAAAAAAACTAATAGGGTCTGGTTCGTAAAGATGACTGGAGGACCAAATGTGTGATGTTTTAGGTCGTCACGCTCTGGGTGTAACTAGCTTTCTAGGTAATATTCATGTGACTGCATTCTGTCTGCCCTTCTAAAATGACTCATGTCGCGATTCAGATGCACTGATAGGCTAACAGACCTGAGGATGCAGGTTAGTTTCAAGGGAAAGATTGTGCTTGCCGGCGGGCCATCTTAGACCATTTGCGTATCCTGCGTGTGACGCATTATGGATAACCATTACATTCAAGCACAACCTATGCATGAGGCCTGGGGAAAGATGCTACAGGTGGAAAATAAGGTGCAGCCCTGTAAAACAGGCCAGCCTGTACCATCAGACCGTGGCACCAGCAAGTGCAACGGCCATCTTTTTCATCACCCAACTCCCGCTCGCATCACCTAGCTTTCACGCTTCTGAAGTTCTGGTCCTTGAACATCACTCGTCTATTCAGAATAGAGCATTCGCTGTTCGGTGGCTAGCCTCGGCGTCTGACACAGCATTTTTGCTAGCTAGAGCTacatgaccgagcaccaccacCTTAAGCTAACATCGCTTGCTAGCTTGTTTGTTAGCTGGCTAACTTGCAGTTTATCCCTGGCGTGGCTAGCTAACACGATAGCTGGCATAAATAGCCAGGTAGAACACAAGCATGTTGGCcaactagctagctctacagcTAACCGGCAACTGGTGAACACGTTTGATGCTCCTACAGCCGAAATGCTAACGACACATCAAATTCCCTGCCTGGCTGAAACAAGTTGAACTTGAAGCACATACCAAAGCACACAGCAGGCCGGGTATTCTCGGCTAGTCTGGTAGTCTAACATTAAAGATAAATAGCTTGCCAAGTAAGTAGCGGAAATGGTTGAGTACTGTGCAGTTTTGCTTAGACAAAGTCAGTAGAACAGAGGATCAAGTCGTGCGTTTAACCACGATTCTTAAAGCTAAACATTTAAAAAGTGAACGTTTAGCTTTCTAGCATTACTCGTTAGCTGCTAATAGTAGAGCTAGTAGTTCTAGAGCTAGTAGTGAGTCAATTTGACGTAAAGTTATCTCGTAAGACTGGGGAATTATAACTGGAAAGCCTACTGTGTAAGATGATTTCACCCATACCCATCTATCTCTAGATATACAGATACACAATATTTATGAAACTTTTGTATAGCATAGCTAGCATAGCTTGTTAGCACTAGCCGAGTTTCTCCTAAGGCGTGAGTTTTCCGAATTACCTGCCATGACGAGAAAGGGGATTCTCAATAACAATATCAGTTCCCAATCCCACACTCTTTGGTCTGAGATGGTCTTGTACCGGTGGTCTTTCTCgaatgatgatggagaagggtTATCTTCCGATGGACTATGAGGCCGAATCGTTGCGGGCCACTGCTGTTTTGCACTCACTCCCTTATTTCCCTGGTTCATTCACCCTCCCTCGTGAAGTCCACCCACTCTCCTTTCAAACCAGGCAGGCACAGCTATCCAGCTACCGCACTTATTTAGTTCAAAATGGCGCTACCCTTATACCACAATGACATCATCAGGACCAGCCTCTAAAAGGGTGCATCTCAATAGCTCACAGCGCCCATCGCCTTCTTCATCCATAAATTATTACTATTTCTGccttcaatattttttttaattacaaCATGATACATGAAGGACATATGATATGCAGGCGAAAATAATTGAATGTATTGATTTACCTCACTTTTACTTATTTTGTTTGTGGTGGCAACATGTATAGATCCGTCAAGTCAAGAGCACTTCCATTCCACAGCAGTTTGATTTATTGCATGAAAGATGCTTGTGTTCAGGCAGTCAGGTAGGTCCTAGTAGCCTATATTTTGTGGAGTGTGCTGGCCTCTAGTGGTGTAGACTAGATCCTTTTACTCCTACGTGAAACATGGAACATTTACAACATGATGGCATACAGAAAAAAATCTAATATTTTTCCAAGCACTTTTTTTATTACTCCATTGATAtttcagagagaaaacagagagtcaagatttttttgttttgttaacaTTATGTGCACTTGACATCAGTATTAATTTATATCAGTATATTTGTACCAAGgtcgtagccatggagtcaacattgggggggggggggggggggggaatctgcTGGGGACTCTGAGCGGTCCCCCCCTGAAaactttttacttttagttatgaatatgattacattttttatgataatttgcCTGTAGTAACGTAGCacatgtatattttatttatatttgtatatgaatttattggggggggggggggggggggggaggcgttcctaaagacatcgtagctaaagtgtctcttgaaaattcgtaactcttgaaagtgcatagattagcctactagcatgtttgggaaacgcacgtaagaaatatcgatggtttcgttttatgctcgatcgttgctacgatccatcgttatcgggaaac
This is a stretch of genomic DNA from Osmerus mordax isolate fOsmMor3 chromosome 20, fOsmMor3.pri, whole genome shotgun sequence. It encodes these proteins:
- the ppp2r2ab gene encoding serine/threonine-protein phosphatase 2A 55 kDa regulatory subunit B alpha isoform isoform X2 encodes the protein MDYYNLCRTLILGVGGGSNDGQWCFSQVKGAIDDDVAEADIISTVEFNHSGELLATGDKGGRVVIFQQEIENKSQPQCRSEYNVYSTFQSHEPEFDYLKSLEIEEKINKIRWLPQKNAAQFLLSTNDKTIKLWKISERDKRPEGYNLKEEDGRYRDPNTVTSLRVPVFRPMDLMVEASPRRVFANAHTYHINSISVNSDHETYLSADDLRINLWHQEITDRSFNIVDIKPANMEELTEVITAAEFHPHQCNTFVYSSSKGTIRLCDMRASALCDKHSKLFEEPEDPSNRSFFSEIISSISDVKFSHNGRFMMTRDYLSVKIWDLNMESRPVETYQVHEYLRSKLCSLYENDCIFDKFECCWNGNDSVVMTGSYNNFFRMFDRAQRRDVTLEASRESSKPRQVLKPRKVCAGGKRKKDEISVDSLDFNKKILHTAWHPQDNIIAVATTNNLYIFQDKVN
- the ppp2r2ab gene encoding serine/threonine-protein phosphatase 2A 55 kDa regulatory subunit B alpha isoform isoform X1, with product MNQGNKGVSAKQQWPATIRPHSPSEDNPSPSSFEKDHRYKTISDQRVWDWELILLLRIPFLVMAGVGGGSNDGQWCFSQVKGAIDDDVAEADIISTVEFNHSGELLATGDKGGRVVIFQQEIENKSQPQCRSEYNVYSTFQSHEPEFDYLKSLEIEEKINKIRWLPQKNAAQFLLSTNDKTIKLWKISERDKRPEGYNLKEEDGRYRDPNTVTSLRVPVFRPMDLMVEASPRRVFANAHTYHINSISVNSDHETYLSADDLRINLWHQEITDRSFNIVDIKPANMEELTEVITAAEFHPHQCNTFVYSSSKGTIRLCDMRASALCDKHSKLFEEPEDPSNRSFFSEIISSISDVKFSHNGRFMMTRDYLSVKIWDLNMESRPVETYQVHEYLRSKLCSLYENDCIFDKFECCWNGNDSVVMTGSYNNFFRMFDRAQRRDVTLEASRESSKPRQVLKPRKVCAGGKRKKDEISVDSLDFNKKILHTAWHPQDNIIAVATTNNLYIFQDKVN